A stretch of Oryza brachyantha chromosome 4, ObraRS2, whole genome shotgun sequence DNA encodes these proteins:
- the LOC102705529 gene encoding uncharacterized protein LOC102705529: protein MDPKRTIDDKFSKLHPSFPVDTRIGIVGAGPSGLSAAYALAKLGYLNVTLFEKCHTVSGMCESIDIEGRTYDLGGQVIAANSAPVITHLAKELGSDFEEMDTHKLALIDSQTGNIRDLEVAEDYVSMVSLTLKLQEEANKSGRAGLHALSGLASEPTLEFLKQNGINSMPKSVAYGYTASGYGFVQDMPYAFIQEFTRTSMAGKIRRFKHGYMSMWEKLSQSLPFEVFCDTEVLNVKRNSCGANVTVKNNDGEKQVMEFDKIILSGALPFKNGKTYRSSSLTDGESEVVELHNLERELFSKVQTIDYYTTVVKINGFENIPKGFYYFGEFMEDPTTIGHPVAMQRFYADTNIFLFWSYGNSADIKGSFVAKCVTNVVSSMGGSVQNVILQRRFKYFPHVSSKDMKDGFYERLESELQGCQNTYYVGGLLAFELTERNASYSITTVCKHFAIDGEQKMSPYVKRLFPLSSNPSSPRDLGELEGVEFPDLPSLDGYLQYWGTHKVTEKNVIYTWINEEGKIMNRRTYKELHGNASHIAQNLLTSTKPVIKPGDRVLLIHLPGLEFIDAFFGCIRAGVIPVPVLPPDPMQSGGQALLKVENISKMCNAVAILSTTSYHAAVRAGYIKSLVTLAKRTQKCSAQWPDIPWIHTDSWIKNYQRSLDSFNSDNIVFTKPQPSDLCFLQFTSGSTGDAKGVMITHGGLIHNVKMMKKRYRSTSKTVLVSWLPQYHDMGLIGGLFTALVSGGTSILFSPMTFIRNPLLWLQTINDYHGTHSAGPNFSFELVIRRLEVEKNKVYDLSSMVFLMIAAEPVRQKTIRRFIELTQPFGLSEGVLAPGYGLAENCVYVTCAFGECKPVYIDWQGRVCCGYVEQNDADTLIRIVDPDSLTVHQDGVEGEIWISSPSSGVGYWGNSEMSQKTFCNQLKNHPNKKFTRTGDLGRIIDGKLFITGRIKDLIIVAGRNIYSADVEKTVESSSEALRPGCCAVVGIPEEVLAQKGISIPDSSDQVGLVVIAEVREGKAASEEVVNNIKARVVEEHGVAVASVKLIKPRTICKTTSGKIRRFECMRQFVDNTLSLANVNNISKRKGLFRSLTTGTGMEVRRPSLRQTADLTISPRPKTQVKKSSEITEFLTLIVSEQTGIPKDKISPTDSLPSYGFDSIAVVRAAQKLSDFLGVPVGAIDIFTASCISDLSNFLENLVHKSQPQLAPWPKSNVKNSREIIEFLTYIVSDHTGIPKDKISPTDSLPSYGFDSIAVVQAAQKLSDFLDVPVGAIDIFTASCISELAAFLENLAHKSQSHTQLAPDASCFIEDETQVVPMDAISPEFSILATGVLQLLALTYVCFMLLLPAYLASSAYISIFSTVKSPLLSYLSSLVMAPIAWIFYISLTSLSLSILGKSFLQPNYVLIPDVSIWSVDFVKWWALNKAQALAAKVLAVHLKGTIFLNYWFKMQGARIGSSVVIDTVDITDPSLLTVADGAVLAEGVLVQGHEVCSEVLSFRHIKIGREASIGPYAVLQKGTIVEDGLVVPPLQKTESGKSTHRTIRTSVSLKEKTTKGNMMLEHLASIYAVGILGALSSAIVYTLYAHFSGTAASPRHFSFACIAGAFHWLPAAITAYAVIVQETPTSASTFALLTAFAYLSYGVILSLLTSVAIKALAAIHGTKQLDDSLASLIHRRIAVAAHVRFAKMLSGTEAFCVYLRLLGAKIGRHCSIRAINPVANPELVSVGDGVHLGDFCNIVPGFYSKGGFTGAEIKVQENAVVGSGSLLLPGCVLQVNVILGALSVAPENAVLQRGGVYVGSRSLTMVKNTLLEEDERIEEMDRAYKKIVGNLAANLAITTMNVKSRYFHRIGVSGRGVLRMYGEIPSLPRHKIFGAGKSFPVIVRHSNSLSADDDARLDARGAAVRILSDDGEQVPLLDLTLKSGKAFYARTIADFATWLVCGLPAREEQVKRSPHIRDAVWGSLRSTDSYAVLHYYSNICRLLRFDDGEEMYAKFKLRPADPDVSEDSGKVVPRGILPPETGAIPRDEGDTRPLLFLADDFRRRVDSPDGVRYVLQLQLREVPPDGAARDVALDCTQPWDEAEFPYIDVGEVSIDRNVPTEETEKLEFNPFLRCPEVDVIPATSCTQSASIDHGRSLVYEICQRLRNGEPLPASWRAFLEQSDTKIDLSGCPVAAAATPTRSSAGDATKVTLARTWYQALWATLCQPLLQTLVPYSALGLVIFLPLQGLLAVAAATDAPLYWLLPVFWAASGIAAMATCAASKWALVGGRGDGDTVHIWSPAVFLDTVWQAVRTATAEYFAELTSGSVLFAAWMWLMGSSVHPVDAPYVDSMGALLNPEMVHLERGASVGRDALLFGHVYEGEAGKVKFGAVRVGEDGFVGSRAVAMPGVRVDDGGCLGALGLAMKGETVKHSM, encoded by the exons ATGGACCCAAAGAGAAcaatagatgataaattttctAAGTTGCATCCAAGTTTTCCAGTAGATACTAGAATTGGCATCGTGGGAGCAGGACCAAGTGGCTTATCAGCAGCCTATGCACTAGCTAAGCTAGGGTACCTCAATGTAACTTTGTTTGAGAAATGTCATACTGTTTCAGGGATGTGCGAGTCCATTGACATCGAAG GACGAACATATGATTTAGGAGGACAAGTTATAGCGGCAAACAGTGCCCCTGTTATAACTCACCTAGCAAAGGAACTAGGGTCTGATTTCGAAGAGATGGATACACACAAACTTGCCCTGATTGACAGCCAAACAGGAAATATTCGAGATCTTGAAGTAGCCGAGGACTATGTGTCCATGGTATCTCTGACGCTAAAACTACAA GAGGAGGCAAATAAGTCAGGCCGAGCTGGACTTCATGCTCTCAGTGGATTGGCATCTGAACCAACTCTTGAGTTTCTGAAGCAAAATGGAATAAATTCAATGCCAAAATCTGTAGCATATGGTTACACCGCTTCTGGCTATGGTTTTGTTCAAGACATGCCCTATGCTTTCATTCAGGAGTTTACTAGAACCTCAATGGCTGGTAAAATCCGACGTTTCAAGCATGGTTACATGAGCATGTGGGAGAAACTAAGTCAGTCATTGCCATTTGAAGTTTTTTGTGACACAGAAGTTCTAAATGTCAAGCGCAACAGTTGTGGTGCAAATGTAACTGTAAAGAACAACGATGGTGAAAAGCAAGTTATGGAGTTCGAcaaaattatactatcagGTGCTCTTCCTTTCAAGAACGGCAAAACATATCGATCCTCTAGTCTCACTG ATGGAGAAAGTGAAGTGGTGGAGCTACACAATCTCGAAAGAGAACTATTTAGTAAAGTACAGACTATCGATTACTATACTACTGTTGTTAAAATCAATGGATTCGAGAACATACCAAAGGGATTTTATTACTTTGGAGAATTTATGGAGGATCCAACAACAATAGGACACCCAGTGGCGATGCAAAGATTCTACGCTGACACAaacattttcttgttttggtcTTATGGAAATTCAGCAGACATCAAGGGTTCATTTGTGGCTaaatgtgtgactaatgtcGTGAGTTCTATGGGAGGCAGTGTTCAAAATGTAATTTTGCAGCGGCGGTTCAAGTATTTCCCTCATGTCAGCAGTaaag ACATGAAAGATGGATTCTATGAGAGGTTGGAGTCTGAGTTACAAGGTTGTCAGAACACTTATTATGTGGGAGGTCTGCTAGCATTTGAGCTTACTGAAAGAAATGCTTCATATTCCATCACGACTGTTTGTAAGCACTTTGCAATTGATGGTGAACAAAAAATGAGTCCTTATGTTAAG AGATTATTCCCTCTGTCTAGCAATCCATCTTCTCCTAGAGATCTTGGTGAGCTTGAAGGTGTTGAATTTCCTGACCTTCCCTCCCTTGATGGATATTTGCAATACTGGGGAACTCATAAAGTCACTGAGAAGAATGTTATTTACACTTGGATCAATGAAGAAGGGAAGATCATGAATAGAAGAACATACAAGGAGCTTCATGGGAATGCATCTCACATTGCACAAAATCTTTTAACAAGCACAAAACCGGTTATCAAGCCTGGTGATAGAGTTCTGCTCATTCACCTTCCTGGTTTGGAGTTTATTGATGCATTCTTTGGATGTATTAGAGCAGGAGTTATACCAGTCCCCGTTTTGCCCCCCGATCCAATGCAAAGTGGTGGACAGGCTCTTCTCAAAGTTGAGAACATCTCTAAGATGTGTAATGCTGTGGCTATTCTATCCACCACTTCGTACCATGCTGCTGTACGAGCAGGTTATATCAAGAGCCTTGTCACTCTAGCAAAGAGAACTCAGAAATGCTCAGCACAATGGCCTGACATCCCATGGATTCATACTGACTCATGGATAAAGAACTACCAGCGAAGCCTAGACAGCTTCAACTCCGACAACATTGTATTTACTAAACCCCAGCCAAGTGACCTGTGCTTTCTACAGTTCACTTCAGGCTCCACTGGCGATGCCAAGGGTGTGATGATAACTCATGGAGGACTTATCCACAAcgtgaagatgatgaagaagcGTTATAGAAGTACTTCAAAAACTGTCCTTGTTAGTTGGCTTCCACAGTACCATGACATGGGTCTTATAGGAGGTCTTTTCACTGCTCTTGTAAGTGGAGGAACTTCCATTCTATTTTCACCAATGACATTTATCAGAAACCCCCTTCTGTGGTTGCAAACAATCAATGACTACCATGGAACCCATAGCGCAGGTCcaaatttttcatttgaacTCGTGATAAGAAGGCTTGAGGTTGAGAAGAACAAAGTCTATGACCTCTCTTCAATGGTCTTCCTCATGATTGCGGCAGAGCCAGTAAGGCAAAAAACTATCAGAAGGTTCATAGAGTTAACTCAACCTTTTGGCCTTTCTGAAGGTGTACTCGCACCTGGATATGGTTTGGCTGAGAACTGTGTCTATGTTACTTGTGCCTTCGGTGAATGCAAGCCAGTTTACATAGACTGGCAAGGAAGAGTTTGTTGTGGGTATGTTGAGCAAAATGATGCAGATACTCTTATCAGAATTGTTGATCCTGACTCTCTAACTGTACACCAAGATGGTGTTGAAGGTGAGATATGGATTAGCAGTCCTAGTTCTGGAGTAGGTTATTGGGGCAATTCAGAAATGAGCCAGAAGACATTTTGCAATCAACTTAAGAATCACCCCAACAAGAAATTTACAAGAACAGGTGATTTGGGGCGGATCATCGACGGTAAGCTTTTTATTACAGGAAGGATCAAAGATCTTATCATCGTTGCTGgtagaaatatttattctGCAGATGTAGAGAAGACTGTGGAAAGTTCTTCCGAGGCACTCCGACCAGGTTGTTGTGCTGTGGTTGGTATCCCAGAGGAAGTTCTAGCTCAAAAAGGCATCTCAATTCCTGATTCTTCTGATCAGGTTGGACTTGTCGTGATTGCAGAGGTTAGGGAGGGTAAGGCAGCCTCTGAAGAGGTTGTTAACAACATCAAAGCACGTGTGGTGGAGGAGCATGGTGTAGCTGTTGCATCTGTGAAGCTTATTAAGCCTAGAACCATATGCAAGACAACATCTGGGAAGATACGGAGATTTGAATGCATGAGGCAGTTTGTTGACAACACTCTTAGTTTGGCTAATGTCAATAATATATCAAAGAGAAAAGGTCTTTTTCGTTCACTCACAACAGGAACTGGCATGGAGGTAAGGAGGCCTTCCTTAAGGCAAACTGCTGACCTCACCATTAGCCCTCGGCCCAAAACCCAAGTTAAAAAATCCAGTGAAATAACTGAGTTTCTGACACTAATAGTGTCGGAGCAAACAGGTATTCCAAAggataaaatttctccaaCTGACAGTCTACCTTCATATGGTTTTGATTCAATTGCAGTGGTACGAGCAGCCCAGAAGCTCTCAGATTTTCTTGGTGTTCCTGTTGGGGCCATTGACATCTTTACAGCAAGCTGCATTTCTGATCTTTCAAACTTCTTGGAAAATTTGGTGCACAAGTCACAACCACAGTTAGCACCTTGGCCCAAAAGCAATGTGAAAAACTCTAGGGAGATTATCGAGTTTCTAACATATATAGTGTCAGATCATACAGGGATtccaaaagataaaatttctcCGACGGATAGCCTACCTTCATATGGTTTTGATTCAATTGCGGTGGTCCAAGCAGCACAGAAACTTTCTGATTTTCTCGATGTACCTGTTGGAGCCATTGACATATTTACGGCCAGTTGCATTTCTGAGCTAGCTGCCTTCTTGGAGAATTTGGCGCATAAGTCACAATCACATACGCAGTTGGCACCCGACGCCTCTTGCTTTATTGAGGATGAGACTCAAGTGGTTCCCATGGATGCCATCAGTCCAGAATTCAGTATTTTGGCTACTGGTGTCCTGCAGCTGCTGGCTCTTACTTATGTTTGTTTTATGCTACTACTCCCAGCATATCTTGCTAGCTCGGCATATATTAGCATTTTCTCTACAGTCAAATCACCATTGCTGAGCTATCTGAGTTCTTTGGTCATGGCACCTATTGCGTGGATTTTTTACATCTCGCTCACTTCTTTATCATTGTCTATATTGGGGAAGTCCTTTCTTCAGCCAAATTATGTTTTGATCCCTGATGTTTCAATATGGTCGGTTGACTTTGTGAAATGGTGGGCACTAAACAAGGCGCAAGCATTAGCGGCAAAGGTGCTAGCTGTGCATCTAAAGGGCacaattttcttaaattattgGTTCAAGATGCAAGGAGCTCGGATTGGCTCATCTGTTGTCATTGACACAGTAGACATAACCGATCCATCCTTGTTAACGGTTGCAGATGGTGCAGTTCTTGCAGAAGGCGTTCTTGTTCAGGGCCATGAAGTCTGTAGTGAAGTGTTGAGTTTCAGGCATATCAAGATTGGTCGTGAGGCTTCAATTGGTCCTTATGCGGTGCTTCAGAAAGGCACTATTGTGGAAGATGGGCTTGTTGTTCCACCATTGCAGAAGACCGAGTCTGGGAAATCAACACATCGAACTATTAGAACTTCTGTAAGCTTAAAG GAAAAAACAACCAAAGGaaacatgatgctcgaacacctCGCTAGCATCTACGCAGTTGGCATCCTGGGTGCTCTGTCGAGCGCAATCGTCTACACGCTGTACGCCCACTTCTCCGGCACCGCGGCTTCGCCTCGGCACTTCTCCTTCGCATGCATTGCCGGTGCGTTCCACTGGTTACCAGCTGCCATCACTGCCTATGCCGTGATTGTCCAGGAGACACCCACAAGTGCATCGACATTTGCTCTCCTCACCGCCTTCGCCTACCTGAGCTATGGCGTCATCCTCAGTCTTCTCACCAGCGTAGCCATCAAGGCTCTTGCTGCAATCCATGGAACCAAGCAGCTGGATGATAGTCTTGCGAGTTTGATCCACCGGCGCATTGCTGTCGCTGCTCATGTCAGGTTCGCGAAGATGCTGTCTGGAACAGAAGCATTCTGCGTGTACCTGAGGCTTCTTGGGGCAAAGATTGGCAGGCACTGTTCCATCCGAGCCATTAATCCGGTGGCGAATCCTGAGCTGGTCAGCGTCGGCGATGGAGTCCATCTGGGTGACTTCTGCAACATTGTTCCGGGGTTCTACTCCAAGGGAGGATTCACCGGCGCAGAGATAAAGGTCCAGGAGAACGCCGTGGTTGGCAGTGGCAGCTTGCTCCTCCCTGGCTGTGTCCTCCAGGTGAATGTCATCCTCGGCGCGCTCTCCGTCGCGCCGGAGAACGCTGTTCTCCAGCGAGGCGGCGTCTACGTCGGGTCACGGTCTCTGACCATGGTGAAGAACACCTTGCTTGAAGAAGACGAGCGGATCGAAGAGATGGACCGCGCGTACAAGAAGATCGTCGGCAACCTCGCGGCCAACCTGGCCATCACCACCATGAACGTCAAGTCGAGGTACTTCCACCGCATCGGCGTGAGCGGCCGCGGCGTCCTGAGGATGTACGGGGAGATACCATCGTTGCCCAGGCACAAGATCTTCGGCGCCGGCAAGTCCTTCCCGGTGATCGTGCGGCACAGCAACAGCCTgagcgccgacgacgacgcgaggCTCGACGCCCgtggcgcggcggtgcggaTCCTCTCCGACGACGGGGAGCAGGTGCCTCTCCTCGACCTCACACTCAAGAGCGGCAAGGCGTTCTACGCCCGCACCATCGCTGACTTCGCCACCTGGCTTGTCTGCGGCCTGCCGGCGAGGGAGGAGCAGGTCAAGCGCTCGCCGCACATCCGCGACGCCGTCTGGGGCTCCCTCCGGAGCACCGACTCGTACGCCGTGCTCCACTACTACTCCAACATATGCCGGCTGCTGCGgttcgacgacggcgaggagatgTACGCCAAGTTCAAGCTCCGTCCTGCTGACCCAGACGTCTCCGAGGATTCCGGCAAGGTGGTGCCAAGGGGCATCCTGCCTCCGGAGACCGGTGCGATCCCCAGGGACGAGGGTGACACGCGCCCTCTGCTCTTCCTCGCCGACGACTTCCGCCGGAGAGTGGACTCGCCGGACGGGGTGCGCTACGTGCTCCAGCTGCAGCTCAGGGAGGTGCCccccgacggcgccgcccgcgACGTCGCCCTCGACTGCACCCAGCCGTGGGACGAGGCCGAGTTCCCTTAcatcgacgtcggcgaggtcAGCATCGACCGCAACGTCCCGACGGAGGAGACGGAGAAGCTCGAGTTCAACCCGTTCCTCCGGTGCCCAGAGGTGGACGTCATCCCGGCGACGTCGTGCACGCAGAGCGCGTCCATCGACCATGGCCGATCGCTCGTCTACGAGATATGCCAGCGCCTGCGGAACGGCGAGCCACTGCCCGCGTCGTGGCGAGCTTTCCTGGAGCAGTCGGACACCAAGATCGACTTGTCGGGatgcccggtcgccgccgcggcgacacCCACACGATccagcgccggcgacgccaccAAGGTGACGCTGGCCAGGACGTGGTACCAGGCGCTCTGGGCCACGCTGTGCCAGCCGCTGCTGCAGACGCTGGTACCTTACTCTGCCCTGGGACTCGTcatcttcctccccctccagggcctcctcgccgtcgccgcagccACCGACGCGCCACTCTACTGGCTCCTGCCGGTGTTCTGGGCCGCATCGGGcatcgccgccatggccacgTGCGCGGCGTCGAAATGGGCGCTGGTCGGCGgcaggggcgacggcgacacggtGCACATCTGGTCGCCGGCCGTATTCCTGGACACGGTCTGGCAGGCCGTGCGCACCGCCACGGCGGAGTACTTCGCCGAGCTGACGTCCGGGTCGGTGCTGTTCGCGGCGTGGATGTGGCTGATGGGCTCCTCCGTGCACCCCGTCGACGCCCCCTACGTGGACTCCATGGGCGCGCTGCTGAACCCGGAGATGGTGCACCTGGAGCGCGGCGCGAGCgtcgggcgcgacgcgct
- the LOC102720512 gene encoding beta-glucosidase 10-like, whose product MAMVMSSGLVVVVLLAVACDGAGELPPAISRRSFPKGFIFGTSSSSYQYEGGAAEGGRGPSIWDTFTHQHPEKIADKSNGDVADNTYHLYKEDVRMMKELGMDAYRFSISWSRILPNGSLSGGVNTEGVNYYNNLINELLLKGVQPFVTIFHYDTPQALEDKYKGFLSPNIINDYKDYAEICFKEFGDRVKHWITFNEPWIFCSYGYASGISAPGRCSPWEMGKCSVGDSGREPYTACHHQLLAHAETVRLYKEKYQFTDEAVRQSQFIPGNDLNRRSTKALQRGKIGIVVDSQWYVPLSQSKSNKDAARRVLDFVLGWIMDPLVRGDYPLIMRELVKNRLPKFTKEQSVMIKGAFDFIGLNYYSSSYVYNVPPSYGLSNSYNTDIQAKITGKRNGTLIGPQAASPWLYIYPQGLRELLLYIKENYGNPTIYITENGVDEVNNKSMPLKEALKDDTRIEYYHKHLLALLSAMRDGANVKGYFAWSLLDNFEFTSGYTVRFGINFVDYNDGMKRYPKNSAHWFKKFLQK is encoded by the exons ATGGCGATGGTGATGTCCAGTGgtcttgtcgtcgtcgtcctcctggcCGTCGCCtgcgatggcgccggcgagctgccgccggcgaTCAGCCGGAGAAGCTTCCCCAAGGGGTTCATCTTCGGgacgtcctcgtcgtcctATCAG TACGAGGGTGGCGCCGCGGAGGGGGGCAGAGGACCAAGCATCTGGGACACCTTCACGCATCAGCATCCAG AAAAAATCGCTGATAAAAGCAACGGGGATGTGGCTGACAACACCTACCATCTCTACAAG GAAGATGTGCGCATGATGAAGGAGCTGGGAATGGATGCATACAGGTTCTCCATCTCATGGTCAAGAATTCTTCCAA ATGGAAGTCTGAGCGGTGGAGTCAACACAGAAGGCGTCAACTACTACAATAATTTGATCAATGAATTATTATTGAAAG GGGTTCAACCATTTGTTACCATTTTCCATTATGATACACCTCAGGCACTGGAAGATAAATATAAAGGATTTCTTAGCCCTAATATCAT AAATGACTATAAGGACTATGCTGAAATCTGCTTCAAAGAGTTTGGTGACCGTGTGAAACATTGGATCACCTTCAATGAGCCCTGGATCTTCTGCTCTTATGGCTATGCATCTGGCATCTCGGCACCAGGCCGGTGTTCACCCTGGGAGATGGGGAAATGCAGTGTTGGAGATTCAGGAAGGGAGCCCTACACTGCATGCCATCATCAATTACTTGCCCATGCGGAAACTGTTCGGTTGTACAAAGAGAAATATCAGTTCACTGATGAAGCTGTCAGGCAGTCACAGTTCATCCCTGGTAATGATTTAAATCGAAGATCGACAAAG GCCTTACAAAGGGGGAAGATTGGAATAGTTGTGGATTCACAGTGGTATGTTCCCTTGTCCCAATCCAAATCCAACAAGGATGCAGCTAGACGTGTTCTAGACTTCGTGCTTGGATG GATTATGGATCCTCTCGTTAGAGGAGACTACCCCCTAATCATGAGAGAATTGGTTAAAAATCGCTTGCCAAAGTTTACAAAAGAACAATCTGTAATGATCAAGGGTGCATTTGATTTCATTGGACTTAACTACTACTCTTCAAGCTATGTCTATAATGTTCCTCCATCGTATGGCCTTAGCAACAGCTACAATACTGATATCCAAGCTAAGATTACAG GTAAGCGAAATGGAACTCTCATTGGTCCTCAG GCTGCTTCGCCTTGGCTTTATATCTACCCTCAAGGGCTCCGTGAACTGTTGCTTTATATTAAGGAGAACTATGGGAATCCTACCATCTACATTACTGAGAATG GTGTTGATGAAGTCAATAATAAGTCCATGCCACTTAAGGAAGCCCTGAAGGATGATACCAGGATAGAATACTATCACAAGCACCTTCTCGCCCTGCTAAGTGCTATGAG GGATGGAGCAAATGTGAAGGGGTACTTTGCATGGTCGCTGCTTGACAATTTTGAGTTTACAAGCGGCTACACAGTTCGGTTTGGGATAAACTTTGTGGATTACAATGATGGGATGAAGAGATACCCCAAGAACTCGGCCCATTGGTTCAAGAAGTTCCTCCAGAAATGA